One window from the genome of Candidatus Nealsonbacteria bacterium encodes:
- the rpsB gene encoding 30S ribosomal protein S2, which yields MAILREEKEILAHSKNVSAGGDFQINADEMTNCGVHFGHRTSGSHPKMKPYVSGVRNSVNIIDLEKTTERLEAALKFIQGLISQNKILMIVGTKIQVKSLVKETGQELDLPYVNERWLGGTFSNFSVIKKRIDYFKDLERKKAEGELEKYTKKERADFDQELKKLEIKFGGLKKMDKLPDAVLLLDMKKDWVALEEVKQKKIKIIAIADTNVDPTLVDFPIPANDDALSSVRYILDKVKEVVKKAKKETKSEK from the coding sequence ATGGCCATATTAAGAGAAGAAAAAGAAATTTTAGCCCATTCTAAAAACGTCTCGGCAGGAGGCGATTTTCAGATTAATGCCGATGAAATGACCAATTGCGGAGTTCATTTCGGTCATCGTACTTCCGGCTCCCATCCCAAGATGAAACCTTATGTTTCCGGGGTAAGAAATAGCGTAAACATTATTGACTTGGAAAAAACAACCGAACGCCTTGAAGCGGCTCTAAAATTCATTCAGGGCTTAATTTCTCAGAATAAAATTTTAATGATAGTCGGCACTAAAATTCAAGTTAAAAGCTTGGTCAAAGAAACGGGCCAAGAACTTGATTTGCCTTATGTTAACGAAAGATGGCTTGGCGGAACCTTCAGTAATTTCAGCGTCATTAAAAAAAGAATAGACTATTTCAAAGATTTAGAAAGAAAGAAAGCGGAAGGGGAGCTTGAAAAATATACTAAAAAAGAGAGAGCCGATTTTGACCAAGAATTAAAAAAATTGGAAATAAAATTCGGCGGTCTTAAAAAAATGGATAAACTGCCCGACGCCGTGCTGCTCTTAGATATGAAAAAAGACTGGGTGGCTTTGGAAGAGGTGAAACAAAAAAAGATTAAAATAATTGCAATCGCCGATACTAATGTGGACCCTACTTTGGTTGATTTTCCAATCCCAGCCAATGACGATGCTTTGTCTTCTGTAAGATATATTTTAGACAAAGTAAAAGAAGTGGTTAAAAAAGCAAAAAAAGAAACGAAAAGCGAGAAATAG
- a CDS encoding ferredoxin yields MKIIQEESKCIGCGTCASLCAKYFEMRDDGKAHLIGSNLIDKESEKYEKTIEELSCAKDAAEGCPVQCIEIKNK; encoded by the coding sequence ATGAAAATTATTCAAGAAGAATCAAAATGTATCGGTTGCGGCACTTGCGCGAGTTTGTGCGCTAAATACTTTGAAATGAGGGATGACGGCAAGGCCCATTTGATAGGGTCAAACTTGATAGACAAGGAAAGCGAAAAATACGAGAAAACAATAGAAGAGCTTAGTTGCGCCAAAGACGCGGCCGAAGGATGCCCGGTTCAATGCATTGAAATAAAAAATAAATAA
- a CDS encoding class II fructose-bisphosphate aldolase, whose amino-acid sequence MKENIEKLVYELVFENNKEAAEEIKKRAKAQGIKLASTYNLYKARAKNEWKGFSVPAFNIRTLTFDTARAVFRQVLKKKVGAFIFEIARSEISYTDQKMSEYVPVILAAGIKEGFKGNLFFQGDHFQIKAEKFFDDKQKQEELSVVKKLIKESIEAGAYNIDLDCSTLVKLDEKDLREQQKYNFELTALLTSYVREIEPKNIVISIGGEVGEIGGKNSTPKDLKVFVEGYNEEIKKFGKMKGLIKIAVQTGATHGGIVLPSGEIKKVDIDFETLNKLSKEARKHGMGGAVQHGASTLPEEYFDKFVKAEAVEIHLATAFQNIVYDSPYFPAQLKEKISDWLKKEAEGERKPDQTEEQFFYKTRKKALGPFKKEIWAIPQKARDKISEELESKFALIFDELDVEGTVDLVEKYSF is encoded by the coding sequence ATGAAAGAAAATATTGAAAAGTTAGTCTATGAATTAGTTTTTGAAAATAATAAAGAGGCAGCCGAAGAAATCAAAAAAAGAGCCAAGGCCCAAGGAATAAAATTGGCCTCCACTTATAATTTATACAAAGCCAGGGCAAAAAACGAATGGAAGGGCTTTTCTGTTCCGGCTTTTAATATCAGGACTTTGACCTTTGATACCGCTAGGGCGGTCTTCAGGCAAGTTTTAAAGAAAAAAGTAGGAGCTTTCATTTTTGAAATAGCCCGTTCTGAAATTAGCTATACCGACCAAAAAATGTCGGAATATGTTCCTGTAATATTGGCAGCGGGAATAAAAGAAGGATTTAAGGGAAATTTGTTTTTTCAAGGAGACCATTTTCAAATTAAGGCCGAAAAGTTTTTCGATGATAAGCAAAAACAGGAAGAACTTTCAGTTGTGAAAAAACTCATTAAAGAATCAATAGAGGCTGGAGCTTATAATATTGACCTTGATTGTTCCACCTTGGTCAAGTTGGACGAAAAAGACCTAAGGGAGCAGCAAAAATATAATTTTGAGTTGACAGCTCTGCTGACTTCTTATGTCCGGGAAATAGAGCCAAAAAACATTGTAATTTCAATTGGAGGGGAGGTGGGAGAAATTGGAGGAAAAAACAGCACTCCAAAAGACCTTAAAGTTTTTGTTGAAGGATACAACGAAGAAATTAAAAAATTCGGCAAAATGAAAGGCTTGATAAAAATAGCAGTCCAAACCGGAGCAACCCATGGAGGAATTGTCCTGCCCTCGGGAGAGATTAAAAAAGTGGATATTGATTTTGAGACCCTAAATAAACTCTCAAAGGAAGCTCGAAAACATGGGATGGGAGGAGCGGTCCAGCACGGAGCATCAACCTTGCCGGAAGAATATTTTGATAAGTTCGTTAAGGCGGAAGCGGTAGAAATTCATTTGGCAACCGCTTTCCAGAATATAGTTTATGACAGCCCTTATTTTCCGGCTCAATTAAAAGAAAAAATATCCGACTGGTTGAAGAAAGAAGCGGAAGGCGAACGAAAGCCGGACCAGACGGAAGAGCAATTTTTTTATAAAACCCGGAAAAAAGCCTTGGGACCGTTTAAAAAAGAAATATGGGCCATTCCTCAAAAAGCCAGAGATAAAATTTCTGAAGAATTAGAAAGTAAATTTGCCCTTATCTTCGATGAATTAGATGTGGAGGGTACCGTAGATTTGGTTGAAAAATATTCTTTTTAA
- the tsf gene encoding elongation factor Ts (EF-Ts; functions during elongation stage of protein translation; forms a dimer; associates with EF-Tu-GDP complex and promotes exchange of GDP to GTP resulting in regeneration of the active form of EF-Tu) yields the protein MILIDKLKQLRKETSISMSDCEKALKETNGDIDKAKEILRKWGKEVSLKRVSRETKQGMVDIYLHPNKKVGVMLQIHCETDFVAKSEEFKKLAHEISLQIAAMHPMFLKEEEIPAEFLDGEKKIYQEQFKNSGKPQKIVDQIIEGKLKKYKEEVSLLSQVWIKDENKTIKDLIDESIAKIGENMAIKKFVRYEI from the coding sequence ATGATTTTAATTGATAAATTAAAACAACTCAGAAAGGAAACTTCCATCTCCATGAGCGATTGTGAAAAGGCCTTGAAAGAAACAAACGGAGATATTGATAAAGCAAAAGAAATTTTAAGAAAATGGGGGAAAGAAGTCTCTTTAAAAAGGGTAAGCCGGGAAACAAAACAGGGAATGGTTGATATTTATTTGCATCCCAACAAAAAAGTCGGGGTAATGCTTCAAATCCACTGCGAAACTGATTTTGTGGCAAAATCCGAAGAATTTAAAAAACTAGCGCACGAAATTTCTCTTCAAATAGCGGCTATGCACCCAATGTTTTTAAAAGAAGAAGAGATACCCGCAGAATTTTTAGACGGTGAAAAAAAGATTTACCAGGAACAGTTTAAAAACTCCGGCAAACCTCAAAAAATAGTTGACCAGATAATTGAAGGAAAATTAAAAAAATACAAAGAAGAGGTTTCTCTTTTATCTCAAGTTTGGATAAAAGATGAAAACAAAACCATAAAGGATTTGATTGATGAGTCTATAGCAAAGATAGGCGAGAATATGGCAATAAAAAAGTTTGTTCGTTACGAAATTTAG
- the lysS gene encoding lysine--tRNA ligase: MLNADIRKIRLEKLEKIRKSGTNPYPGTTKRTHQISEVLADFKKLASLKKEVILAGRIKSQRGHGSLTFLDIEDGTGKIQGFLKKDGLGEKSYQFFTDNFDIGDFVELRGILFETKKGEKTIEARDFKMLAKSLLPLPEKWHGIQDVEERLRKRYLDILFNAEVKDMILKRAVFWNSMREFLVKKGFLEVETPVFEVTAGGADARPFITHHNALDLDVYLRISMGELWQKRLMVAGFEKVFELGRQFRNEGMDAEHLQDYAQMEFYWAYADYEQGMELVEEMYKYVAKKTFRTLKFKTRGFDIDLSKKWEKYDYGKIISKETGIDIFQASLTEMETILKKLGIDYDKKGFNKKRAIDNLWKYCRKNISGPGFLINIPIEVSPLAKRKEKDPKVALRFQVILAGSENGNGYSELNDPIDQAERFKEQQKLRDKGDQEAQMFDAEFVEALEYGMPPTCGFGVSERLFSFLMDKPMRECQIFPLMRPK; this comes from the coding sequence ATGTTAAACGCGGATATTAGAAAAATTAGATTAGAAAAACTGGAAAAAATAAGAAAATCAGGCACCAATCCCTATCCCGGAACAACCAAAAGAACCCACCAAATCAGCGAGGTTTTAGCTGATTTTAAAAAATTAGCTTCTTTGAAAAAAGAGGTGATTTTGGCCGGACGAATTAAATCGCAAAGAGGCCATGGCAGCTTAACTTTTTTAGACATTGAGGATGGTACCGGAAAAATCCAAGGTTTTTTAAAAAAAGACGGCCTGGGCGAGAAAAGCTATCAATTTTTTACAGATAATTTTGACATCGGTGATTTTGTTGAGCTAAGAGGCATTTTGTTTGAAACGAAAAAAGGGGAGAAAACCATCGAGGCCCGGGATTTTAAAATGTTAGCAAAATCCCTTTTACCTTTGCCGGAAAAATGGCACGGGATTCAAGATGTTGAAGAAAGATTAAGAAAAAGATATTTGGATATTTTGTTTAACGCGGAAGTAAAAGATATGATTTTGAAGAGGGCTGTTTTCTGGAATTCAATGAGGGAATTTTTGGTAAAAAAAGGATTCTTGGAAGTTGAAACTCCGGTTTTTGAAGTTACTGCCGGCGGAGCCGATGCAAGGCCTTTTATAACCCACCACAATGCCTTAGATTTGGATGTTTATTTGCGTATTTCAATGGGCGAACTTTGGCAAAAAAGATTAATGGTTGCCGGTTTTGAAAAAGTTTTCGAACTTGGGCGCCAATTCAGAAACGAAGGAATGGATGCGGAACACTTGCAAGACTATGCTCAAATGGAATTTTATTGGGCCTACGCTGATTATGAGCAGGGAATGGAGTTGGTTGAAGAAATGTACAAATACGTCGCTAAAAAAACATTCAGGACCTTAAAGTTTAAGACAAGAGGTTTTGATATTGACCTTTCAAAAAAATGGGAAAAATATGACTACGGTAAAATTATTAGTAAAGAAACCGGCATAGATATTTTTCAGGCAAGCTTAACTGAAATGGAAACTATTTTAAAAAAACTTGGCATTGATTATGACAAAAAAGGATTTAATAAAAAAAGAGCAATTGATAATTTATGGAAATATTGTAGAAAAAATATTTCAGGCCCCGGGTTTTTAATCAATATTCCAATTGAAGTGTCTCCTTTGGCAAAAAGAAAAGAAAAAGATCCAAAAGTGGCCTTAAGATTCCAGGTAATTTTGGCCGGTTCTGAAAACGGCAACGGCTATTCAGAGCTTAATGACCCAATTGATCAGGCGGAAAGATTCAAGGAACAGCAAAAATTGCGCGACAAAGGCGACCAGGAAGCCCAAATGTTTGACGCTGAATTTGTGGAGGCTTTGGAATACGGGATGCCGCCAACCTGCGGATTTGGAGTATCTGAGAGGTTGTTTTCATTTTTAATGGATAAACCCATGAGAGAATGTCAGATTTTTCCCTTAATGCGTCCTAAATAA
- a CDS encoding lytic murein transglycosylase has translation MKLKILQILLVFVLVLGFALPASKFFLKANENLEEICQIDKLDKDCESLSATDCRQLLEKCEIYFQEKSDKIAEDIGKTEAEKKTLKNQISVLSGKITKLNYQIDQNNIMIRDLGLQINDTQGSIDKTTLKIEESKSQLAEVLREVYEQDQKSTIEILIGNEKLSDFFDNLTALESLNEKNQQLLEDIKNLKNSLEDQKKSLGDEEGQLESTVKLQILQKAENDKNKKDQEYFLKLTEAEYQKYLKEKTEVEKQTAEIRSRIFALIGVAKAPSFGEAVELAKYVEKSTGVRAAFLLAIISQESAIGRNVGQCVLTDLKTGDGKKLSSGDLAIRVMKPTRDVSPFLELTSSLGRDPYNTPVSCWIPMYSKGSPYGWGGAMGPAQFIPSTWNLYADKLKTLLGLFADPWAIKDSFTAAGLFLADLGASAQTSAKESSAASRYYGGSSGYTAGVKARATCIQSFIDNGTMSSNCQDMIF, from the coding sequence ATGAAGCTTAAAATTTTACAAATACTCCTGGTATTTGTTTTGGTTTTGGGCTTTGCTTTGCCGGCTTCCAAGTTTTTTTTAAAAGCAAACGAAAATTTGGAAGAAATTTGCCAGATAGATAAGCTTGATAAGGACTGTGAAAGTCTTTCGGCGACTGATTGCCGGCAACTTTTAGAAAAATGCGAAATTTATTTTCAAGAAAAAAGCGATAAAATCGCAGAGGATATCGGCAAAACAGAAGCTGAAAAGAAAACCTTAAAGAACCAGATTTCTGTTTTATCCGGCAAGATTACAAAGCTGAATTATCAGATTGACCAAAATAATATTATGATAAGAGACTTAGGTCTCCAGATTAACGACACCCAAGGTTCTATTGACAAAACTACCCTAAAAATTGAAGAATCAAAAAGCCAGTTGGCTGAGGTTTTAAGAGAGGTTTACGAACAAGACCAAAAATCAACGATAGAAATTTTAATCGGCAATGAAAAACTTTCTGATTTTTTTGATAACCTGACAGCCTTGGAATCTTTGAATGAAAAAAACCAGCAGCTTTTAGAAGATATTAAAAATTTAAAAAATTCATTAGAAGATCAAAAGAAGTCTTTAGGGGATGAAGAAGGACAACTAGAGTCAACGGTTAAATTGCAAATTCTTCAGAAAGCAGAGAACGATAAAAACAAAAAAGATCAAGAATATTTTTTAAAACTGACCGAAGCTGAATACCAAAAATATTTAAAAGAAAAAACAGAGGTTGAGAAGCAAACAGCGGAAATCAGGTCTCGAATTTTTGCGTTAATTGGAGTTGCCAAGGCTCCAAGTTTTGGAGAAGCGGTTGAACTGGCTAAGTATGTTGAAAAAAGTACAGGGGTTAGGGCTGCTTTTCTTCTAGCTATTATTAGCCAAGAATCAGCCATTGGAAGGAATGTTGGCCAATGTGTGCTTACTGATCTTAAAACAGGAGATGGAAAAAAGTTATCTAGCGGGGACTTAGCTATTAGGGTAATGAAACCGACCAGAGACGTTTCTCCTTTTTTAGAGTTAACATCATCCTTAGGAAGGGATCCGTATAATACCCCAGTTTCTTGTTGGATACCCATGTATTCTAAGGGAAGCCCTTATGGCTGGGGTGGGGCAATGGGTCCTGCTCAATTTATTCCTTCAACATGGAACTTGTATGCTGATAAATTAAAAACTCTTCTTGGGTTGTTTGCCGACCCCTGGGCAATAAAAGATTCTTTCACGGCAGCAGGGCTATTTTTAGCTGATTTGGGAGCTTCAGCCCAGACTTCGGCAAAAGAGAGCAGTGCGGCTTCAAGGTATTATGGCGGGTCATCCGGTTACACGGCTGGTGTAAAGGCAAGAGCAACTTGTATCCAGAGTTTTATAGACAACGGAACCATGTCTTCAAATTGCCAGGATATGATTTTTTAG
- a CDS encoding 50S ribosomal protein L25, producing the protein MLEINANIRKEAGRKTKKLRKKGVLPAVVYGSKMKPVSLEVESKSFGKTYSKAKGSSLVSLKIEGKKEKYLVLIHDFQKDPLTGKFIHVDFYQPSLKEKIQIKIPLVFEGESEAVKSLGGTLIKNIAELEVRALPENLPHEIKVNIGKIKTFEDHIKISDLEIPENVEILKNLGEIVASVVPLAKVEEELEKPIEEKIEEIEKVEKKKETEELETEEEKKEKKEEKKEEKSQKNKQ; encoded by the coding sequence ATGTTAGAAATTAACGCCAATATCAGAAAGGAGGCCGGCAGAAAAACAAAAAAACTCCGAAAAAAAGGAGTTTTGCCTGCCGTTGTATACGGGTCAAAAATGAAACCCGTATCTTTGGAAGTGGAAAGCAAAAGTTTCGGAAAAACGTACAGCAAAGCCAAGGGAAGTTCTCTTGTGTCTTTAAAAATAGAAGGAAAAAAAGAAAAATACTTGGTTTTAATTCATGATTTCCAGAAAGACCCTTTAACCGGGAAATTTATTCATGTTGACTTTTATCAGCCTTCCTTGAAAGAAAAAATTCAAATTAAAATTCCTTTAGTTTTCGAGGGAGAATCGGAAGCAGTAAAGAGCTTGGGAGGTACTTTGATTAAAAACATTGCAGAACTGGAAGTCAGGGCTTTGCCTGAAAATCTTCCCCATGAAATTAAGGTGAATATAGGAAAAATTAAAACCTTTGAAGACCATATAAAAATTTCAGACTTGGAAATTCCGGAAAACGTGGAAATATTAAAAAACCTCGGAGAAATTGTGGCTTCCGTGGTACCGCTGGCAAAAGTGGAGGAAGAACTGGAAAAACCGATAGAAGAAAAAATAGAAGAAATAGAAAAAGTAGAGAAGAAGAAGGAAACGGAAGAGTTAGAAACAGAAGAAGAGAAAAAAGAGAAAAAAGAAGAGAAAAAAGAAGAAAAATCTCAAAAAAATAAACAATAA
- the rpmE gene encoding 50S ribosomal protein L31, whose translation MAKKEIHPKYYPNAKVQCACGNSFTVGSTKEYIETEICSKCHPFYTGKDKILDKMGRVEKFKKRLAKAKTKEKSKK comes from the coding sequence ATGGCAAAAAAAGAAATTCATCCCAAATACTACCCCAATGCCAAGGTCCAATGCGCCTGCGGCAACTCTTTTACGGTTGGTTCAACAAAAGAATACATTGAAACTGAAATTTGCTCTAAATGCCACCCTTTCTATACCGGAAAAGATAAAATTCTAGACAAGATGGGACGAGTCGAAAAATTCAAAAAAAGATTGGCTAAGGCTAAAACCAAAGAAAAAAGCAAAAAATAA
- a CDS encoding PCRF domain-containing protein, with protein MENEVKKESQALIFEIRAGTGGEEAALFVKDLFRMYSNYAQYRGWKQKTLDINPTSLRGLKHVIFELKGEGAWDSLKHEGGVHRVQRIPRTEKNGRVHTSTITCAVLLKPKPTEIQIRPENLKIDVYRASGPGGQNVNKRETAIRITHLPTGLVVTSQTERNQLENKENAMSILAARLLERQKQLEQEKITGERKNQIGSAERSEKIRTYNFPQDRITDHRIKKSWHNLEKILDGNLEPIVKAFKNSNA; from the coding sequence ATGGAAAATGAAGTTAAAAAAGAATCCCAGGCCCTTATTTTTGAAATTAGAGCCGGAACCGGCGGCGAGGAAGCGGCTTTGTTTGTCAAAGACCTTTTCAGAATGTACTCAAATTACGCTCAATATAGAGGTTGGAAGCAAAAAACCTTGGATATAAATCCTACTTCTTTGAGGGGGCTAAAACATGTAATTTTCGAACTAAAAGGAGAGGGAGCTTGGGATAGCTTAAAACATGAAGGCGGCGTTCACCGGGTTCAACGTATTCCAAGAACCGAAAAAAACGGCCGAGTCCATACTTCAACTATCACCTGTGCCGTTTTATTGAAACCAAAACCAACGGAAATTCAAATCCGGCCGGAAAATTTAAAAATTGACGTTTACCGAGCATCGGGACCGGGCGGACAGAATGTAAATAAAAGAGAAACAGCCATCAGAATTACTCATTTGCCAACCGGCTTGGTAGTCACCTCTCAAACCGAAAGAAATCAGCTGGAAAATAAAGAAAACGCAATGAGCATTTTGGCGGCAAGGCTTCTTGAAAGACAAAAACAACTGGAGCAAGAAAAAATTACGGGAGAGCGAAAAAATCAGATAGGTTCGGCTGAAAGGTCAGAGAAAATACGTACTTATAATTTTCCCCAAGACCGGATAACCGACCATAGAATAAAAAAATCCTGGCATAATCTGGAAAAAATTTTAGATGGAAATTTAGAGCCAATAGTCAAGGCTTTTAAAAACAGTAACGCGTAA